A region from the Thermanaeromonas toyohensis ToBE genome encodes:
- a CDS encoding ParB/RepB/Spo0J family partition protein — translation MNFSQLSYTEMKVRLDELRENPWNFFRAADPEEVRELALSIREHGLLHPIVVRPVEGGYEIISGHRRKQALEYLGVKETTVRVVEVDDVEAELMLIDANLESRALSPMEVARAIRRKKELMGERRGRKERNNCANYSGKTSQLLASEFGLSPRQIENYDKLNDLIPELQLLVERGKLKPTTAVHIASWPPEAQRDLYEALGDEIAELKVKEVMKLKEESERGYFVLRILQRKLEEVEARLAEYTQAEELKENLKEEIARLRLQKKQLEYDIIDRQNALKALENRAVKKGAALIELLERLCRPVQAALPDIEHYLGEGLEDEAFRAYALRWAAVLRQAALLIEERLQSKMRRVK, via the coding sequence ATGAATTTTTCGCAATTGTCATACACTGAAATGAAAGTACGACTTGATGAGCTTCGGGAGAACCCGTGGAACTTTTTTCGGGCGGCAGACCCGGAGGAAGTGAGAGAGCTGGCGCTGAGCATAAGGGAGCACGGGCTGCTGCACCCGATAGTGGTGCGGCCTGTGGAGGGTGGGTATGAGATAATATCGGGCCACCGGCGGAAGCAGGCGCTGGAGTACCTGGGTGTCAAAGAAACGACTGTAAGGGTAGTTGAAGTAGACGACGTTGAAGCGGAGTTGATGCTGATAGATGCTAACCTGGAGAGCAGGGCATTATCTCCGATGGAGGTGGCCAGGGCGATAAGGCGGAAGAAGGAGCTGATGGGGGAGAGGAGGGGAAGAAAAGAGCGCAATAATTGCGCTAATTATTCGGGGAAGACGAGTCAGTTGCTCGCATCAGAATTTGGTTTAAGTCCCCGGCAGATAGAAAACTACGACAAGCTCAACGACCTGATTCCTGAACTGCAGCTTCTGGTAGAGAGGGGCAAGCTGAAACCCACAACAGCAGTCCACATAGCGTCCTGGCCCCCGGAGGCGCAGCGCGACCTGTACGAAGCCCTGGGGGACGAGATAGCGGAGCTTAAAGTAAAGGAGGTGATGAAGCTAAAAGAAGAGAGCGAGAGGGGATACTTTGTATTGAGAATCCTGCAGAGGAAGCTGGAGGAGGTGGAAGCGAGGCTTGCGGAATACACCCAGGCAGAAGAGTTGAAGGAGAACCTGAAAGAGGAGATAGCGCGCCTCCGGCTGCAGAAGAAGCAGCTGGAGTACGACATCATCGACCGGCAGAACGCCCTTAAGGCCCTTGAGAACCGGGCGGTGAAGAAGGGGGCGGCCCTGATAGAGCTGCTTGAGCGTTTGTGCCGTCCGGTGCAGGCGGCCCTGCCGGACATAGAGCACTACCTCGGGGAGGGTCTGGAGGACGAAGCGTTCCGGGCCTATGCCCTGAGGTGGGCGGCTGTGTTGAGGCAGGCGGCGCTCTTAATAGAGGAGCGCCTTCAGTCTAAAATGAGGCGGGTCAAATAG
- a CDS encoding DUF6922 domain-containing protein encodes MASVPVRFRSLFWDTVPESLDTEKHKRYIIERVLEFGDEDAYR; translated from the coding sequence GTGGCTTCTGTGCCTGTACGTTTTCGCTCTCTTTTTTGGGACACCGTGCCCGAAAGCTTGGACACGGAAAAACACAAAAGGTACATTATAGAGCGCGTGCTGGAATTCGGCGACGAGGATGCCTATCGGTAG
- a CDS encoding DUF6744 family protein: MDLKNKVAIDERDGHFLGRLCWYTIHEQLNLTRQQLEDLFEQSGVDKKFLPPPVKEVDVFRRATSRVERSGIPLDKDRSMNLLVREVNSTRDGVARQIVIEIVDARNVRLDYKPAVTLLFVRKTGRINTQVHVSDPAAEGAARQAEELYEALLGKYEGDHVRRMVSSILSSMRPTGVRPSGGVYFVPEKYREELFALERLVRLLGCEFFTIPVVDSVDTREMVKKKLEDQVLAAIASLADALRQEDLTQKQVVALMEETKKLIADVEEYEALLEKDLSDLRHKVGLLKMQAVELLNRKTAA, from the coding sequence ATGGACCTCAAAAACAAGGTGGCCATAGATGAAAGGGACGGCCACTTTCTCGGACGGCTCTGCTGGTACACGATACACGAACAGCTCAATCTTACCAGGCAGCAGCTGGAAGACTTGTTTGAGCAGAGCGGAGTGGACAAGAAATTCCTGCCGCCCCCGGTAAAAGAAGTGGACGTTTTCAGGAGGGCTACCAGCAGGGTAGAGAGGAGCGGGATACCGCTGGACAAGGACCGGTCGATGAACCTGCTGGTACGGGAAGTGAACAGTACGAGGGACGGGGTAGCCCGGCAGATAGTGATAGAAATAGTGGACGCCAGGAACGTGCGGCTGGATTATAAGCCTGCGGTCACGCTTCTATTTGTGCGCAAGACAGGGCGGATAAACACGCAGGTTCACGTATCCGACCCGGCTGCGGAGGGGGCTGCGCGGCAGGCGGAGGAGCTGTACGAAGCGCTTCTGGGCAAATATGAAGGCGACCATGTCCGCCGGATGGTGAGCAGCATTTTATCTTCCATGAGGCCGACTGGAGTGCGCCCTTCAGGCGGGGTTTACTTCGTCCCGGAGAAATACCGGGAGGAACTTTTTGCCCTGGAGCGGCTGGTGCGGCTGCTGGGGTGCGAGTTTTTCACCATTCCCGTGGTGGACAGCGTGGACACCAGGGAGATGGTGAAGAAGAAGCTGGAAGACCAGGTGCTCGCTGCGATAGCCAGCCTGGCGGACGCCCTCAGGCAGGAAGACCTCACCCAGAAGCAAGTAGTAGCGCTGATGGAGGAGACAAAGAAGCTGATAGCGGACGTTGAGGAATACGAAGCATTACTGGAAAAAGACCTGAGCGACCTGCGGCACAAGGTGGGACTTTTGAAAATGCAGGCAGTGGAGCTTTTAAATAGAAAAACGGCGGCATAG
- the csx15 gene encoding CRISPR-associated protein Csx15 codes for MYLFNLSGHSVPAKNERYDVIINRDYPTIPPVPRAIRKQAIELVDSLPRDVLERGDFEVILPGMTPLAAAVIAVLDNRCGALPCIRFAVKQADGTYRLSGPINLQRIRTEGQSKR; via the coding sequence ATGTACCTGTTCAATCTATCGGGCCACTCGGTTCCGGCGAAGAACGAAAGGTACGATGTCATAATTAACAGGGATTACCCGACGATTCCGCCGGTGCCGCGGGCGATACGGAAGCAGGCTATTGAACTTGTGGACAGCCTGCCCAGGGACGTCCTGGAGAGGGGCGACTTTGAGGTCATCCTTCCCGGGATGACTCCTCTGGCGGCAGCGGTTATTGCCGTGCTGGACAACCGGTGCGGGGCGCTTCCCTGCATCAGGTTTGCGGTGAAGCAGGCGGATGGGACGTACAGACTGAGTGGGCCCATCAACCTACAGCGGATACGCACGGAAGGGCAGTCGAAGAGATAA
- a CDS encoding S1 RNA-binding domain-containing protein: protein MILSEGYTGVKKKLEAVEEQWDELYAALQQKSILQGRVTGVEENELGECLVVNLGAVKGIIPPEDMGRVPKRLSAMIGSVVAFRVKAIDRAKGVVYLDRNSALSQMASVTWKELEEASAEIEPILAKINELTQQLSETSDAEKMRELRVQRSALWEEAKQKGPVRTCTVRWVVKEGAYGDIGGVIAFIPVRELSWSMVEDARDVVSPGDSFDVRVYYLDRENGVVRASHRVLLPDPWEKAKTKYVKGGVYLGRIAGTSPKGYIVELEPGVRLTAPFLYFDRPEVGTEVMVVVGYVGKRGLAGKIIRVLGKKAV from the coding sequence ATGATACTTTCTGAAGGCTACACTGGCGTAAAGAAGAAGCTTGAGGCTGTTGAGGAGCAGTGGGACGAGCTTTATGCCGCCCTGCAGCAGAAGAGCATACTCCAGGGCAGGGTGACCGGTGTTGAGGAGAACGAACTGGGCGAGTGCCTGGTGGTGAACCTGGGGGCGGTGAAGGGGATAATACCGCCCGAGGACATGGGGCGCGTCCCGAAGAGGCTGTCGGCCATGATAGGCTCCGTGGTGGCCTTTCGGGTGAAGGCCATCGACAGGGCCAAGGGCGTAGTCTATCTCGACCGGAACAGCGCCCTGAGCCAGATGGCTTCGGTCACCTGGAAGGAACTTGAAGAAGCGTCTGCTGAAATCGAGCCGATACTGGCGAAGATAAACGAGCTCACGCAGCAGCTGAGCGAGACTTCCGATGCGGAGAAGATGCGGGAGCTGAGGGTCCAGCGGTCGGCCCTGTGGGAGGAGGCCAAGCAGAAGGGTCCGGTGCGCACGTGCACGGTGAGGTGGGTGGTGAAGGAAGGCGCCTACGGCGACATCGGCGGCGTCATAGCGTTCATACCCGTGCGCGAGCTCAGCTGGAGCATGGTGGAGGACGCTCGCGATGTAGTATCGCCTGGGGACAGCTTTGACGTGCGGGTGTACTACCTGGACAGGGAGAACGGCGTTGTGAGGGCCAGCCACCGCGTGCTTCTCCCCGACCCGTGGGAGAAGGCGAAGACGAAGTACGTGAAGGGCGGTGTGTACCTGGGCAGGATAGCAGGCACCAGCCCGAAGGGGTATATAGTGGAGCTTGAGCCCGGGGTGCGGCTTACGGCCCCGTTCCTGTACTTTGACCGGCCGGAAGTAGGTACCGAGGTCATGGTGGTGGTCGGCTATGTGGGGAAGCGCGGCCTGGCCGGGAAGATAATAAGGGTGCTGGGCAAGAAGGCGGTGTAG
- a CDS encoding AAA family ATPase, with protein sequence MDFLKKLGEVRAYLNSRFVQREELIDVCLTALVARQHVLLLGPPGTAKTQLISELAACLDGGQHFQWLLTRFTTPEELFGPVSLSALERDSYRRVTAGKLPEATTALLDEVFKANSAILNTLLSIINERIFYNDGQPVKVPLITLFGASNEVPEGEEEAALAAFADRFLFWYQVEYLEEDGAFAEMLRLDGSGSRPSVKVDEIAVASMAAEQVELGDDIIDAMVELRRKLRAEGIIVSDRRWKQSLSAVKAKAFLNGGSRAEVQRDMLVLMHTLWTSPEQRDIVQRVVRATVDPYGQEVAELMAEAREVWENAVNSGDTNVGVEAHGKLKNIANRLDELEKLNVDVQAPKERIQAYIKDVLTKCLRITL encoded by the coding sequence ATGGACTTTTTGAAAAAACTCGGTGAGGTACGCGCGTACCTCAACAGCAGGTTTGTCCAGCGTGAAGAGCTAATCGATGTATGCTTGACTGCTCTGGTGGCACGCCAGCATGTCCTGCTTTTAGGTCCCCCGGGGACGGCCAAGACGCAATTAATATCGGAGCTGGCGGCCTGCCTTGACGGGGGCCAGCACTTCCAGTGGCTGCTGACGCGGTTCACGACGCCGGAGGAACTTTTCGGGCCGGTATCCCTTTCAGCTTTAGAGAGGGACAGCTACCGGAGGGTGACCGCCGGGAAGCTCCCGGAGGCGACCACCGCGCTGCTTGACGAAGTATTCAAAGCCAACTCCGCGATACTAAATACCCTGCTCAGCATTATAAACGAGCGGATATTTTACAATGACGGTCAGCCGGTAAAGGTGCCCCTTATCACTCTGTTTGGTGCTTCCAACGAAGTGCCGGAAGGTGAGGAGGAGGCGGCGCTGGCGGCCTTTGCAGACAGGTTCTTGTTCTGGTACCAGGTAGAGTACCTGGAGGAAGACGGAGCTTTTGCGGAGATGCTGCGGCTGGACGGTTCGGGGTCCCGGCCTTCGGTGAAAGTGGACGAGATAGCGGTAGCTTCCATGGCAGCGGAGCAAGTAGAACTGGGGGACGACATAATAGACGCGATGGTTGAGCTGCGGCGCAAGCTGCGGGCCGAAGGGATAATCGTATCCGACCGCAGGTGGAAGCAGTCGCTGTCAGCGGTGAAGGCGAAAGCGTTCTTGAACGGTGGTTCCCGGGCGGAAGTCCAGCGGGACATGCTGGTCCTGATGCACACCCTATGGACATCGCCGGAGCAGAGGGACATCGTCCAGCGGGTGGTGCGTGCGACGGTCGACCCATACGGTCAAGAGGTAGCGGAGCTGATGGCGGAGGCGAGGGAGGTCTGGGAGAACGCAGTTAACAGTGGGGACACGAACGTTGGGGTAGAGGCGCACGGGAAGCTGAAGAATATAGCCAACAGGCTGGACGAACTGGAGAAGTTGAACGTGGACGTGCAGGCCCCCAAAGAGAGGATACAGGCGTACATCAAGGACGTTCTTACAAAGTGCCTCAGGATTACTCTATAG